The segment CGCAGGATGTCCTCCATCACGTCCTCGTACGCGGTCCGGTGCGGCCGGGTGCGCGGCTCGACCCCGCCCGCGTGGGTGCAGACGATGCCCGCCCCGTGGCGCGCCGCGACCTCCGCCAGCCTGGGGTCCACCCCGCCCCAGGCGTCGTTCAGCAGGTCCGCCCCGGCCGCGCAGACGGCCTCGCCGACCTCGTGCCGCCAGGTGTCCACGCTGATCACCACGTCCGGGTGCCGGCGGCGCACCTCCGCCACGAACCCGACCGTGCGCCGGGCCTCCTCGGCGGCGTCCACGTGCTCGCCCGGACCCGCCTTGACCCCGCCGATGTCGATGATCGCCGCGCCCTCGGCCACGGCCCGCTCCACCCGGTCCAGCGCGGGCTCGTCGCGGAAGGTGGCGCCCTGGTCGTAGAAGGAGTCAGGGGTCCGGTTCACGATGGCCATGATCACCGGCTCGTGGGTGTCGAACTCGCGCCTGCCCAGTCGCAGCATCCCGCTCTTTCCTCCTTCGGCGACCCTCTCGCCACGTCTGCGACCTTAACCTGGTGGCCGGAGTCTCTCAGGGGAGTTGATCGTGTTCTGGTTCTTGCTGATCGCGCTGGTCGTGGTCGTGGCCGCGGTCACCCTCGCGGTGGTCGGCGGAG is part of the Streptomyces katrae genome and harbors:
- the folP gene encoding dihydropteroate synthase — protein: MLRLGRREFDTHEPVIMAIVNRTPDSFYDQGATFRDEPALDRVERAVAEGAAIIDIGGVKAGPGEHVDAAEEARRTVGFVAEVRRRHPDVVISVDTWRHEVGEAVCAAGADLLNDAWGGVDPRLAEVAARHGAGIVCTHAGGVEPRTRPHRTAYEDVMEDILRVTVGLAERAEALGVPRESILIDPGHDFGKNTRHSLEATRRLAEMTGTGWPVLVSLSNKDFVGETLDKPVKERLLGTLATTAVSAWLGAQVYRVHEVAETKQVLDMVRSIQGHRPPAVARRGLA